A region of the Herpetosiphon gulosus genome:
TTCACTCGGATTGGAGCTCAGGACGATATTGCCACAGGCCAATCGACCTTTATGGTTGAGATGATCGAGACTGCCAATATTTTACATAATGGTTCGCCACGATCGCTGATTATTCTCGATGAGATTGGCCGTGGCACGAGCACCTACGATGGGCTTTCGATTGCGCGGGCAGTCGTCGAATATATCCATAATCAGCCGCGCTTACGGGCTAAAACCCTGTTTGCAACCCACTACCATGAACTGACCGAGCTAGCCAACATCTTACCTCGCGTGCATAATTGGACGCTGGCGGTCGCTGAAGAAGGCGATCATGTGGTCTTTTTGCGCAAAGTTATCGAGGGTGCTGCTGATCGCTCATATGGGATTCACGTGGCCCAAATGGCGGGTTTGCCACCAGCCGTAATTAAACGTGCAACCGAAGTGCTAAGCGAGCTTGAAGGTAAGGGTGATCGTGAGCAGCGCCGCGAGGCCATGCGCCGCATGAATGCTGCTGGTAGTTCGGCTGTGCCGCAAATGTCGCTGTTTGCGAGCAACGAGCCAAATCCAGCGGTTGAGCTATTGCGCGAAATGGATGTAACCCAACTAACCCCAATTGAAGCCCTGACCAAACTTTACGAATTACAACGCTTGTCCAAAGAGGGGTAAAGCGCTGAAACCGCGAAGGACGCGAAGATCGCGAAGTCGCAAATTAATAACTTCGTGCGCTTCGTGTCCTTCGTGGTTAAAAATCTAGCCCCTGAATCCTGATCTCTGACCCCAAACTTCCTATGTTCTATGCTCTATGTTCTTTGTTCTATAATGAGCCATCAACCAATCAATTCGGAACTGGAGTAGACAACCATGACCACCTATAAGGATGCTGGCGTTGATATTGCAACCAAAATGGATGCGATCCAACAGATGGGAGCCGCAGTCAAGGCCACCCATACGCCAGCAGTGTTGGCAGGTTTAGGCGCGTTTGGCGGCTGTTTTGATTTGGCTCAGGTTAATACCAGCCATGCTCAGCCGGTATTGGTGGCCTCAACCGATGGGGTTGGCACCAAAACGGCGGTGGCCGCAGCCGTTGGCGATGTGCGCACGATTGGGGCAGATTTAGTTAACCATTGTATTAATGATATTTTGTGCCAAGGTGCAACGCCACTCTTTTTTCTCGATTATATTGCTGCCTCGAAGCTTGAACCAGCCATGGTTGTTGCTGCGGTTGAGGGGCTAGCAGCCGCGTGTCGCGATGCTGGAATAGCCTTACTTGGTGGCGAAACTGCCGAAATGCCAGGCGTTTACCACGATGGGGCCTTTGATGTAGCAGGCACAATCGTTGGCGTGGTTGATCGGGCGCATATGCTTGATGGTAGCGCCATCAAACCAGGTGATGTAGCGATTGCCTTGCCTTCGACTGGCTTACACACCAATGGCTATTCCTTGGCGCGGAAAGTTTGCGCACCCTTAGGCTATACCAGTCAACCAGCAATTTTAGCTGGCCAGAGCATTGGCGAGGCATTGTTGGCTCCGCACCGCGCCTATTTGCACGAAGTTCAGGCTTTGCGCCAAGCAGGTGTGGCGATTCATGGCTTGGCCCATATCACTGGCGGCGGCATTTGGGATAACATTCCGCGGGTGTTGCCAGCCAACGTGACCGTCGAATTAGTGCGTGGCTCATGGCACGTGCCAGCAATCTTTAAATTAATTGTTGAACAAGCAGCGATGGATGAACACGAGGCCCATCATGTGCTCAACATGGGCTTGGGAATGATTCTGTTTATTGCGGCTGAACAGGCTGAGCAAGCACTGGCAACCATCAGCGATGCCCAACTGGTCGGGCGTGTGATTGAGCAGGGTAATCAACCGCGAGTGGTGCTAGTAGATCGCTAGCAACTGTGCTATACTGCCAACGATAGTTTGCCAACCTTGGTATTAATTAAGGTTGGCAAACGAAAGCTAGTTGTCATCTTCATCACTATCGCAGCCAAAACGGAAACGTTATAATGAGTCGTGAACCTCTGACCCAAACGATTGCTCGTGAGGTTGATGTCTACATCGCGGTCAGCCATGGACGTGAAGTATCACGTGGCCTAGGCTTTGATGATGTTGATCGTACACGGATTGAAATTGCGATTTTAGAATTAACGCGCAATATTTTGGCTCACGCCGAACGCGGTAGCATAACCGTGCGCGAAATTGAACTCAACGAGCAACGTGGTATCGAAATCGAGGCAAGCGACAATGGACCAGGCATCGCAGATACAACCCTTGCCTTACGTGATGGCTATAGCACCAAGCAGACCCTTGGCACGGGCTTGCCTGGGGTTAAACGTTTGATGGACGAATTCGAAATTGAATCCCAAGTTGGTGTTGGCACGGTCGTTCGAGCACGACGGTGGCTCCCACGTCGGCGCGAACGCGGAGGACTATAATGAGATTAAATTGGAGCGCCCAAACGCGCAGCAAATATGGTCAATCGGTCTCTGGCGATGGCTATGCTGTGATCGAAAGTCAAAATAGTATCTTAATTGCGGTGATCGATGGCCTTGGTGGGGGCGCAGAAGCTGCCAAGCCAACCAAATTAGCCTTAGAAGAATTGCATCAACATGCCACCCGACCGCTCAAGGAATTGATCGAGCGTTGTCATAAGGCACTCCATGGCACACGCGGCGCAGTGATCGGCTTACTCCGCTTGGAGTTCGATCATCTTCGTGCAAGCTATATTGGCGTAGGTAATATAGGTATTCATGTCATCAGCGATCGGGTGATTAAGCCTATTTCCAAAAATGGCATTCTTGGGCATAATCAATTGCCAAGCCTGCTGGAAATGACCTATACCTTTAATCTCGGTGATATTTTTGTGTTGTATAGCGACGGTATTTCAACGCGTATGATTACCGATTCGGCCTTGCATCACGCGATCGAAAACCCCGAAGCCTTGGCGATCAGCCTAATGGAACGCTATGGCAAAACCACCGATGATGTCACGATTCTGATTGCTCAAACTCAGTAGGTCAGCCTTGCGTTTTGTCCAGAAGGTGCGCTATGCAGAAAACGTCTACGCCTCAATTGCGTCAATTTCTGATTGATAATGCTGAGCAAGTGATCGCCCGCTGGGTGCATCGCCTCGGCACTGCTGTGCCCAAAAATGGGGTGCATTTTCCTTCGGTGCATGTGCGGCGTTTATATGAGTTGCTGCTGACGTTACCTGCCGAGCAAACCGATTTGGAGCTAGCCTTGGTCGAGTTAGGCATCGATTGGCATGCCTTTGAATTAACCACCTTGATTCAATTGAGTTTTCAGTTACGCCCGGCAATCGTTGATGTGCTACAAACGCACAAGCTGACGCGCTGGCAATCGTCGAACGAGCTTGATCAATTGGTCGAGCGCTGTACGATTTTGCTCACCAACCATCACAATACCACGGTGCAAGCCGAATTGCGTGAACAGGTGGCTCAAGCCGAATATCTGCTTGATCATCAAGCCCAAATGGCTTCTGAATCCGATTATTTTGCCTTGCAGATGTCTACGCTGTACGAGCTTTCGCAAGCCATGAGCGCCTCGCTGGATCGCGAAATTCTTGAAGATATTGGCCCACGGATTCTCTCAGCCTTTACCGTCGAGCGTTGTGCAATCGTGTTGCGCATCGACGACGATACGTGGATGATCGAACATGCTTGGGGCGATGATTGGGCCACATTAACTGGCCAGCCGCTTGATCCTGAAAATTTGCCCGCTGCGCTCAAACTCGCCACGGCCCAAGGTATGGTCCAACTGCAACCAATGGTCGAGCCAAATAGTACCTCGTGGATGATCGATAACCAAGGAGCGTTGTTTGTGCCGCTGCGCCAAGAAAATAATATGCTTGGCTGTTTGGTGGCTCAAGGCTCAACGTTAATCGAGCGCATCGATGATGTGATGATGAATCTCTGGCGGACGGTTGCCAACCAAATTGTGGTCACGCTGCAAAATATTCGTTTGTATAGCACAGTGCAGCAATTAAACGCCGACCTCGAACGCAAAGTTGCCGAACGTACCGCCGAACTTAGTGAAGAACGCGATCGCCTTGAAGCAATTGCTGATATTGCCCGCGACATTTCGACCCTCGAAATTGATGTGCTGCTCAACCGGATTTTGCAAGCACTGGCCAACTTGACTGGTGTGCAACATGGCTCGGTGATGCTGATAGACGCGGCCACAGGCTTGCTGGTTGATCGGGCAACCTTGGCCGGAATTTCGCATACGCTTGGCTCGCGGCGCTTCCAAATTGGTGAAGGCTTGGTCGGTTGGATCGCCCAACATCGCCAGCCCGCCTTGGTTAACGATGTGACCAACGACGATCGTTGGGTGCAAGTTGATGCTTTTGGCCAAGAGGTGGGCAAAAATACTGGTTCATTGGTCGGCATGCCGCTGATCGCAGGCGATGACATTGTGGGTGTGTTGATGCTTTCGCATCCTAAATCGCACTTTTTCAATCAAAGCCATATGCGTTTGCTCAAAGCAATCGCTGGCGAAATCGCAATTGCCATTTATAACGCTCAACTTTATGAATATTTGGCCGAACGCACAATCAAGCTTTCAACCATGTTGCGTCATCAAGAAGAAGTTTCAAGCCAAAACAACGCTATTTTGCAATCGCTCAACGATGCAGTAATTGTGTTCAATCTTGATCGTAATATTATTTTGGCCAACGCAGCCGCCGAAGCGATTCTGGATCGGCCACTTGATGAGTTGGTGACCCAAAGCTTCGACGAATTGCTCGAATCGTTGCATATCAAATTGCCTGGCGATCCGCTGGGAGCGGTGTTGAACAACCCCGATGTGGCCCAAACTCAAGGCATTATCATCAAACGCGCCACCCAATCGATCAGCGTGACCTTGGTTCCGGTGATGACTGAGCGTGGCGAATTGCTGGGCGCGTGTTTGATTGGCCGCGATATTACCCGCGAAGTCGAATCGGATCGCTTGAAAACTGAGTTTATTGGCACGGTTTCGCACGAGTTGCGCACGCCGATGACCTCAATCAAAGGTTATACCCAGTTGCTGGCGATGGGTTCGTTGGGCGAAGTGAATTCAACTCAGAAGGAATTTCTTAATACCATTGCCCATAACTCTGAGCGGATGATCGCGATTATCAACGATTTGCTGGATATCACCAAGATTGAAACTGGCAGCGTTGAATTGCAAATGGCACGGCTGATGGTGGCCGATGTGATGAGCAGTGTGGTTGGCAATGCTCGTGCCGAAATCACCCAGCGCCAGCAAGAATTCTCGCTGAGCCTCGCGCCCAATTTGCCAAACATCTGGAGCGATATAGAGCGCATTCGCCAAGTGGCCTCGAATGTGCTCTCCAACGCGATCAAATATACCCCCAATGGCGGCAAAATCAGCGTGAAAGCCTTCGAAATCAATGTTAACGATATTCCAAGCAAGCAACGTGAAGGGCTGCAAGTCGGGCGGCGCTATATCGCCTTGGCGGTGCAAGATAGCGGCGTGGGCATCGATCCCAGCGAACATGAGAAAGTCTTTGATCGTTTCTATCGTACCGAAAATCCGCTAAAAATTGAGGCTGGTGGTACGGGCTTGGGGCTTTCGCTAGTACGTCCATTAATCCAACTGATGGGTGGGCGGATTTGGCTTGAAAGTGTGGTCAATCAAGGCACAACTTTCACCTTTATTATGCCAGTCGCCGCTGATTAACAAGCTTCGGAATGGGTTTTGAGTAAAAACGTAGCTGATCCGTAGGCTACGTTTTTTGCATCTTCGTGGCGAGCCGCCTATAATCAAGTGACAAACTACCATCCTCAAGGACGTTGCATGGAATGTCAAGACGTGCGCCGCCAACTTGCGGCAGGAATTCGTCCGGCGGTACGCCCGCCCGAACGTGCTCAAATGGGTTTCCATATTGCCAATTGTGCCGATTGCTATGCCTTATTAGAAGTATTGCAGGTTGAAGAGCAACGCCAATTATTAACAACCCTGCTTGAAGAACCAGTGGTTGCAGCGCCAACGCCTACTTCAGCACCAACTGCTACCAAACCAACCCGCCGTTGGCCGTTAGCAGTTTTTGGCATGCTTGCATTGCTAATTTTTGGCGGTGGTTGGTGGTGGTGGAGCACGCCTGCCGAGGTAGTTGGGGTCCAAGTCGAGCCAAGCATTACCCCAGCCCCAATTATTGCAGGCGGCGTGGCCGAACCCAGCTTGGTTCCAGTGATTCAGCCAACTGCTACAGCCCAAACCATCGCCGCAAATCAGCCAAGTGTCACTCCGCACCCAACCAATACTCCGCGCCCGAGCGCTACCCCTCGACCGTTAGCCGCCATGACGGTGGCAATTTTGGGTTTGGATCGACGGCCTGGCGAAACGGAGCCAGCGCGGGCTGATGCCTTGTTGATTTTGCATCTCAATCCACGCAATCAAAGCGCGGCCTTGGTTTCCTTACCCCGCGATTTATGGGTGGCTCTGCCGCCCGAATATGGCTTCTCGGTCAAATTGAATGCTGCCTATATGTATGGTGAGGGCGATAATGGCGATACTGAAGCCGGAGCCGAATTGGCACGCCAAACCCTAAGCACCACCATAGGTCAGCCAATTGATGCAGTGGTGGTCACGACCTTTGAAGAAATGATCACGATGGTTGATTTAATTGGTGGCATTGATGTTGATGTGCCCAAAGAAATTTACGATTCGCGCTACCCAACCTTTGATTATGGCTATATGGAAGCGCACTTTTTGCCAGGCATGCAGCATATGGATGGCGCAACAGCGCTGATTTATAGCCGCACCCGCCATGCCGACAACGATTTTGAGCGTGGCAAACGTCAACAGCAGGTGCTTTTGGCAATTTTTGCCCGCTTACAAAACCTCATGCAAGCCAATAATAGCGTTGATAACATCGAATTGATTAGCTCGTTGTACAATACCCTAGAATATACCAGCATCGATTTGCCAACGACCGTGCGTTTGGTGCTGGCAATCCAGAATTTCGACCCGACTGAAATTCAACGCGAATCGATTGATTTAACCTATGGCTATGAAACTAGCACCAGCGATGGTGCTTACATCATTCAACCAGATTTACCAGCAATTCAAGCCCGAATTGCCGAATTATTCAAGTAGATTATGCCAAGCATAATCCTAGCGATAGGCTAGCCCAGCTAGGCTATCTTGATAGCATATGAAACTAACACCACGTTTCGACCGCATTTTGCCATTAATCAGTTTGGTGGTTTTAGGCTTGATGGTGGTCTTTCTGCTCGAATCCAACCCCGATTATCCCTTGGTGGCCCGCATTAGCAACGACCTACCAGTGATTTCGGTGGCGTGGTTTATTATCGCCCTGCTGGTAATTATCATCAGTACCGGGGCCGATTTATTGGCCAAAGCGCACCCAGCCTTGGAGCATCGTGAATTGTTGCGCTTGCCTGGCCCACTCAGCAAAATCGAGATTGTGCCCTTGTTTTGGGTTTTGCCCTCAGCAGTGGTAGTTGGCTCGTTTGCCTTCTTCCGATTGTTTCAAGAAACCTTGCAAGGCACGGCCTTTATTTTGGTGTTGGTGGTTTGCGGCAGCTTATTAACCGCAACCTTAGTTGCCCAACACTATGTGCTCGATCGCGATACTGATGTGCGCGATAAGGCGCGGGTTGGGCTGCAAGCAGTGGCCTATTTGGTAGCTTTTGGCATGTTCAGCGCAATCGCCAACGCCCACTATCGCATGATTTTCACTGGCATTTTGGCATTTAGCGCCAGCGTTCCTTTGGCTTATCGCCTGTTAGCGCGAAATGTCAACGATCATCAACGACCATTATCATTGGCATTAACCGTGGTTGGCGTGGTGATCGCTGAGGCTGCGGCAATGCTTAGCTTCTGGCCTGCACCATTTTTGATCGTTGGCACACTGCTCACAGCGCTGTTTTATGTAATGATGAACCTGCTGCATCATGCCCAAGCTGGCACGCTTGATCGACGGATTGGCTGGGAATTAGGAATTGTCGGCGCAGCTGTCTTTGTGATTTTGACCGCAACAACCTTATGAACACCAACGTTATCGATTTTGATGATGCCGGTTTGGCCTTCGCCTTAGCGCAATTACAGCAAGGCCAAATTCTGTGCTTTCCAACCGATACCGTCTATGGTATTGGTGGCTCGGCCTTGGATGAAGTAGCGATTGCTCAAGTTTTTCAGGCCAAAGCCCGTCCAGCCGCGGTTGCCTTACCAGCATTATTGGCAGATTTAGCTGATTTGCCCAAGGTGGCACGAGATATCCCCGATTTGGCCTGGGGTTTGGCTGAGGCTTGGTGGCCTGGTGGCTTGACCTTGGTACTGTCAGCGGTCGCCCATCTGCCCAAATTATTAACTGGCGGCAAAGCGACGATAGCTGTGCGTGTGCCAAACCATGGGCAACTACGCAACTTGATTCGCCAATTTGCCACGCCAATCGCTGGAACTAGTGCCAATCTGCATGGTCAGCCAACGCCGAATACCGCCCAAGCTGTCGCTGAGCAACTAGCTGGGCGCGTGCCGTTGGTGCTTGATGGCGGGGTTGCAACGGGCGAACAACCTTCAACAATTGTCGATCTCAGTAGTGAGCAACCAACAATTTTGCGTCAAGGGGTCATTTCAGCGGCGCAACTCAGCCCTTGGTTGGAAGCCTAAACCGTTCAAGGGCTGAGCCACAAGCGCGGCAGATTTGCTAGAATGCTTGGGCAATGGGGGCGGCATAGG
Encoded here:
- the purM gene encoding phosphoribosylformylglycinamidine cyclo-ligase; protein product: MTTYKDAGVDIATKMDAIQQMGAAVKATHTPAVLAGLGAFGGCFDLAQVNTSHAQPVLVASTDGVGTKTAVAAAVGDVRTIGADLVNHCINDILCQGATPLFFLDYIAASKLEPAMVVAAVEGLAAACRDAGIALLGGETAEMPGVYHDGAFDVAGTIVGVVDRAHMLDGSAIKPGDVAIALPSTGLHTNGYSLARKVCAPLGYTSQPAILAGQSIGEALLAPHRAYLHEVQALRQAGVAIHGLAHITGGGIWDNIPRVLPANVTVELVRGSWHVPAIFKLIVEQAAMDEHEAHHVLNMGLGMILFIAAEQAEQALATISDAQLVGRVIEQGNQPRVVLVDR
- a CDS encoding anti-sigma regulatory factor, yielding MSREPLTQTIAREVDVYIAVSHGREVSRGLGFDDVDRTRIEIAILELTRNILAHAERGSITVREIELNEQRGIEIEASDNGPGIADTTLALRDGYSTKQTLGTGLPGVKRLMDEFEIESQVGVGTVVRARRWLPRRRERGGL
- a CDS encoding SpoIIE family protein phosphatase, producing the protein MRLNWSAQTRSKYGQSVSGDGYAVIESQNSILIAVIDGLGGGAEAAKPTKLALEELHQHATRPLKELIERCHKALHGTRGAVIGLLRLEFDHLRASYIGVGNIGIHVISDRVIKPISKNGILGHNQLPSLLEMTYTFNLGDIFVLYSDGISTRMITDSALHHAIENPEALAISLMERYGKTTDDVTILIAQTQ
- a CDS encoding GAF domain-containing protein, which produces MQKTSTPQLRQFLIDNAEQVIARWVHRLGTAVPKNGVHFPSVHVRRLYELLLTLPAEQTDLELALVELGIDWHAFELTTLIQLSFQLRPAIVDVLQTHKLTRWQSSNELDQLVERCTILLTNHHNTTVQAELREQVAQAEYLLDHQAQMASESDYFALQMSTLYELSQAMSASLDREILEDIGPRILSAFTVERCAIVLRIDDDTWMIEHAWGDDWATLTGQPLDPENLPAALKLATAQGMVQLQPMVEPNSTSWMIDNQGALFVPLRQENNMLGCLVAQGSTLIERIDDVMMNLWRTVANQIVVTLQNIRLYSTVQQLNADLERKVAERTAELSEERDRLEAIADIARDISTLEIDVLLNRILQALANLTGVQHGSVMLIDAATGLLVDRATLAGISHTLGSRRFQIGEGLVGWIAQHRQPALVNDVTNDDRWVQVDAFGQEVGKNTGSLVGMPLIAGDDIVGVLMLSHPKSHFFNQSHMRLLKAIAGEIAIAIYNAQLYEYLAERTIKLSTMLRHQEEVSSQNNAILQSLNDAVIVFNLDRNIILANAAAEAILDRPLDELVTQSFDELLESLHIKLPGDPLGAVLNNPDVAQTQGIIIKRATQSISVTLVPVMTERGELLGACLIGRDITREVESDRLKTEFIGTVSHELRTPMTSIKGYTQLLAMGSLGEVNSTQKEFLNTIAHNSERMIAIINDLLDITKIETGSVELQMARLMVADVMSSVVGNARAEITQRQQEFSLSLAPNLPNIWSDIERIRQVASNVLSNAIKYTPNGGKISVKAFEINVNDIPSKQREGLQVGRRYIALAVQDSGVGIDPSEHEKVFDRFYRTENPLKIEAGGTGLGLSLVRPLIQLMGGRIWLESVVNQGTTFTFIMPVAAD
- a CDS encoding LCP family protein, with the protein product MECQDVRRQLAAGIRPAVRPPERAQMGFHIANCADCYALLEVLQVEEQRQLLTTLLEEPVVAAPTPTSAPTATKPTRRWPLAVFGMLALLIFGGGWWWWSTPAEVVGVQVEPSITPAPIIAGGVAEPSLVPVIQPTATAQTIAANQPSVTPHPTNTPRPSATPRPLAAMTVAILGLDRRPGETEPARADALLILHLNPRNQSAALVSLPRDLWVALPPEYGFSVKLNAAYMYGEGDNGDTEAGAELARQTLSTTIGQPIDAVVVTTFEEMITMVDLIGGIDVDVPKEIYDSRYPTFDYGYMEAHFLPGMQHMDGATALIYSRTRHADNDFERGKRQQQVLLAIFARLQNLMQANNSVDNIELISSLYNTLEYTSIDLPTTVRLVLAIQNFDPTEIQRESIDLTYGYETSTSDGAYIIQPDLPAIQARIAELFK
- a CDS encoding L-threonylcarbamoyladenylate synthase; this encodes MNTNVIDFDDAGLAFALAQLQQGQILCFPTDTVYGIGGSALDEVAIAQVFQAKARPAAVALPALLADLADLPKVARDIPDLAWGLAEAWWPGGLTLVLSAVAHLPKLLTGGKATIAVRVPNHGQLRNLIRQFATPIAGTSANLHGQPTPNTAQAVAEQLAGRVPLVLDGGVATGEQPSTIVDLSSEQPTILRQGVISAAQLSPWLEA